A genome region from Pseudomonas helmanticensis includes the following:
- a CDS encoding DUF934 domain-containing protein: protein MNNLLRLEQGVARLVHDDPWTLVRDPLAARPSALLILPLAHWLQSPATHAVWLGPDDDVESLVPWLGSLPLIALDFPSFRDGRAYSQAYLLRSRFGWTGELRAIGDVLRDQLSHMRQCGFDSFAVREDKSAEDALKGLAGMSVLYGRSVIEPRPLFRRR, encoded by the coding sequence ATGAACAATTTGCTGCGGCTGGAGCAGGGTGTGGCGCGGCTGGTGCACGATGATCCGTGGACGCTGGTGCGTGATCCTTTGGCGGCCAGGCCTTCGGCGCTGCTGATTTTGCCCCTGGCGCATTGGCTGCAATCACCCGCGACCCACGCCGTGTGGCTCGGCCCGGACGATGACGTGGAAAGTCTGGTGCCGTGGCTAGGTTCGTTGCCGCTGATCGCGCTGGATTTCCCGAGTTTTCGTGATGGTCGGGCGTATAGCCAGGCCTATCTGCTGCGCAGTCGGTTCGGCTGGACCGGCGAGTTGCGCGCGATTGGCGATGTGTTGCGCGATCAGCTCAGCCACATGCGCCAGTGCGGTTTTGACAGTTTTGCCGTGCGTGAGGACAAGTCTGCCGAGGATGCACTGAAGGGGTTGGCTGGCATGAGCGTACTCTACGGCCGCTCAGTCATCGAACCACGCCCACTGTTCCGAAGACGCTGA